From Vanrija pseudolonga chromosome 1, complete sequence, a single genomic window includes:
- the rrp40 gene encoding Exosome complex component rrp40, whose amino-acid sequence MTSTLVFPGSEIPIPSSSKAVTFGPGIAASSSRADPDDQTEPRFVATRAGLLTSAKAKDRSENLWVEGVSKRYIPAQRDLVLGTIVARHAEGYRVDLGSAHMAALDALAFEGATKRSKPNLKVGTLVYARVSLAHRDMEPEIECVDPATGKAEGFGELKGGLAVDVSLQLCRQLLSPKHPLLPALAARIPFETAIGLNGRLWFKTAEIGQTIALRRIILAVDAGEIGTDKADIDRALSDYLA is encoded by the exons ATGACCTCGACCCTCGTCTTCCCCGGGTCCGAGATCCCCATCCCGTCCTCCTCAAAAGCCGTGACATTTGGCCCAGGCatcgcggcgtcgtcttcgcgCGCCGACCCAGACGACCAAACAGAGCCCCGCTTCGTCGCGACCCGCGCAGGACTGTTGACGTCGGCCAAGGCGAAGGACAGGTCCGAGAACCTCTGGGTTGAGGGCGTGTCGAAGCGCTACATCCCTGCGCAGCgcgaccttgtccttggcaCCATTGTtgcgcgccacgccgagggATACCGCGTCGACTTGGGCAGCGCACAcatggcggcgctggacgcgCTGGCCTTCGAGGGCGCTACGAAGAGGAGCAAGCCTAATCTCAAG GTTGGAACACTGGTCTACGCCCGCGTGTCCCTCGCCCACCGCGATATGGAGCCCGAAATCGAGTGTGTCGACCCCGCGACAGGCAAGGCGGAGGGCTTTGGCGAGCTGAAGGGCGGGTTGGCGGTCGACGTGTCGCTGCAGTTGTGTCGCCA gcTCCTGAGCCCAAAgcaccccctcctcccagcGCTCGCCGCACGCATCCCCTTCGAGACCGCTATCGGGCTGAACGGACGGCTGTGGTTCAAGACGGCGGAGATCGGGCAGACGATCGCTCTCCGTCGCATCATCCTCGCTGTGGACGCTGGCGAGATTGGCACGGACAAGGCGGACATTGACCGTGCGCTGAGCGACTACCTTGCATAG
- the mbo1 gene encoding Microtubule organizer protein 1 yields the protein MQPLSSLAGIGVLDSPNVSSNGSTVVQRTLPDISLGSLGSSFHSAEEGDYDDRQGGGLRGGFNPPDLPRIPSPDKEGALFTSSNQPPPSALLALSPPPSTRRGLPEDSGAPRRSRYLRSNRDSDDSDEDTDALDARYTHTNAASDDEEGVLGQLSLNVSHRRAGDLRTSYAGGPSKRSGRHSVAATGPTQMTLREQEQNVDALQKENFNLQLENHFLKERLAQMAPDHIESALKENVKLKIEILNYSKELKKSKKLLMQQDRDLTAAARDRESKGGRARERDAESREMEAMWREEKERRVALEAELDQIRDSDDDRVRQLEEELDVARGTIDDHALEISNLRDAADRAEEEVDKLREEAKGLTESVGMGKGREARMMSKLEQENAQLKADLDEVRKASANDLDLMEEQVNELRDKLAGAQIDLERRDEEIDELNNEVDAKVNEHEREIQQVESEWRDEVLEARAQVDELKDVLQEREQDLEDIRKLVLEREEELVIARERVAELEAAQGETHDRLEETLRNIDMDNAEKEADLVSANREVEALGQKVYDLEELIEELRDRETELNGELQRLEEAYDGEKAHYEELVSALKDARKKTQDERDDLSTQLQHEKEAHSSNRGVWENERASDQEHHRRQLASRDQVNERLTAELEAARDRVAMRDRDLVSVQNALRDVEDQRRKLGDEHSSGQHVLEIELERLRRDLAQCEDDLDRARDELREREQALSDRDMEVADLMDKHRELEGKLSSERQGRLGLSDKLDAMSKAARQQERESASLRERLETLEPLLTEKEHSRLRLQKESDQQRQERTELLLRVFKDINRFLGTDDSTTPANFNVFRDTLLQRLRSINGARADFDKRIKDTETKMEQKMASLKRQLDAKWRALDSFEASVKKLELARAQWRSKYSLKDGELEASKARNAELQKEISSLRASSSASDAVPSTQVRLLTERAQTAEKRANQAAQSVAQLEQRLSDIQSRSGQAETKWEARVKEYETRLRAAGEKIKAEKQGGKERALQLEAQVRDLERQVELIKKRNARAEGVVATAAHLMDN from the exons ATGCAGCCCCTCTCGTCCCTGGCAGGcatcggcgtgctcgactcgccaAACGTATCGTCAAACGGCTCGACCGTCGTCCAACGCACCTTACCCGACATTTCTCTCGGGTCGCTGGGCTCGAGCTTCCactcggccgaggagggcgactATGACGAccggcaaggcggcgggcTAAGGGGAGGATTTAATC CTCCCGACCTCCCCCGCATCCCTTCGCCTGACAAGGAGGGCGCACTGTTCACGTCGTCAAACCAGCCGCCACCATCggcgctgcttgcgctctcgccgcccccgagcACGCGTCGCGGCCTCCCCGAAGACTCGGGCGCGCCCCGGCGCTCGCGATACCTCCGTTCCAATCGGGACtcggacgactcggacgaggacacggacgCGCTGGACGCGCGGTACACGCACACCAATGCCGCgtctgacgacgaggagggggtgCTCGGCCAGCTGTCGCTCAATGTCAGCCACCGGCGCGCGGGAGACCTGCGTACTTCGTACGCTGGCGGTCCGAGCAAGCGCAGCGGAAGGCACAGCGTCGCGGCTACTGGCCCTACGCAGAtgacgctgcgcgagcaggagcag AATGTCGACGCGTTGCAGAAGGAAAACTTCAATCTGCAGCTCGAGAACCACTTTCTCAaggagcgcctcgcccaGATGGCGCCCGACCACATCGAgtcggcgctcaaggagaaCGTGAAGCTCAAGATTGAGATTCTGAATTACAGCAAGGAGCTGAAAAAGTCGAAAAAGCTGCTCATGCAGCAGGACCGCGATttgacggccgccgcgcgtgaTCGTGAGAGCAAgggtgggcgcgcgcgcgagcgcgacgccgagtcgcgcgagatggaggccATGTGGCgtgaggagaaggagcgccgcgttgccctcgaggccgagctggaccaGATCcgcgactcggacgacgaccgcgtGCGCCAGTTGGAagaggagctcgacgtcgcgcgcggcaccATCGACGACCATGCCCTTGAGATCAGCAACCTCCGGGACGCGGCCGACcgggccgaggaggaggtcgacaagctgcgcgaggaggcaaAGGGGTTAACCGAGAGCGTGGGCATGGGCaagggccgcgaggcgcgcatgatgtccaagctcgagcag GAGAATGCCCAGCTCAAGGCTGATCTGGACGAGGTGCGCAAGGCTTCCGCTAACGACTTGGACCTGatggaggag CAAGTCAACGAGCTGCGAgacaagctcgccggcgcccaaATCGACTTAgaacgccgcgacgaggagatcgACGAGTTAAACAACGAAgtcgacgccaaggtcaacgagcacgagcgcgagattCAGCAAGTCGAGTCCGAgtggcgcgacgaggtgttGGAAGCCAGGGCGCAGgtggacgagctcaaggatGTGCTccaggagcgcgagcaggacctcgaggacatTCGCAAGCTCGTACTGGAGCGCGAAGAGGAGCTCGTTATTGCTcgtgagcgcgtcgccgaacTTGAGGCTGCGCAGGGCGAGACCCACGACCGCCTGGAGGAGACCTTACGCAACATCGACATGGAcaacgccgagaaggaggcggATCTCGTGTCTGCCAaccgcgaggtcgaggcg CTTGGCCAGAAGGTgtacgacctcgaggagctgatCGAGGAGCTGCGTGACCGCGAGACCGAGCTCAACGGCGAGCTTCAGAGGCTCGAGGAGGCGTACGACGGCGAAAAGGCCCATTACGAGGAGCTCGTCTCCGCCCTCAAGGACGCCCGCAAAAAGACGCAAGACGAGCGTGACGACCTCTCTACACAGCTCCAGCACGAGAAGGAAGCGCATTCGTCCAACCGCGGTGTGTGGGAGAATGAGCGTGCATCGGATCAGgagcaccaccgccgccagctggcCAGCCGAGACCAGGTCAACGAGCGCCtcacggccgagctcgaggcggccagaGATCGCGTCGCGAtgcgcgaccgcgacctcgTTTCTGTCCAGAACGCcctccgcgacgtcgaggaccaGAGGAGAAAGTTGGGAGACGAGCACTCGTCTGGCCAGCACGTACTCGAGATCGAGCTGGAGCGTCTCCGCCGCGACCTGGCTCAGTGCGAGGACGACTTggatcgcgcgcgcgacgagttgcgcgagcgcgaacaGGCACTCAGCGACCGAGACATGGAGGTTGCCGACTTG ATGGACAAGcaccgcgagctcgagggcaagctcaGCAGCGAACGCCagggccgccttggcctgtCCGACAAGCTGGACGCGATGAGCAAGGCTGCGCGTCAGCAGGAGCGCGAGTCTGCATCCCTGCGCGAGAGGCTCGAGACGCTTGAGCCACTGTTAACTGAGAAGGAGCACTCGAGGCTTCGACTGCAGAAGGAGAGCGATCAGCAGCGTCAGGAGCGCACCGAGCTGCTGTTGAGAGTCTTCAAGGACATCAACCGGTTCCTCGGGACTGAT GACTCGACAACACCAGCCAACTTCAACGTCTTCCGTGACACCCTGCTGCAGCGCTTGCGTTCGATCAACGGCGCACGGGCCGACTTTGACAAGCGCATCAAGGACACGGAGACCAAGATGGAGCAGAAGATGGCGTCGTTGAAGCGCCAGCTGGACGCCAAGTGGCGCGCTCTCGACTCTTTCGAGGCATCTgtcaagaagctcgagctcgcgcgtgccCAGTGGCGCAGCAAGTActcgctcaaggacggcgagctggaaGCGTCCAAGGCGAGGAATGCGGAGCTTCAGAAGGAGATCTCGTCtctgcgcgcgagcagctctgCATCCGACGCTGTGCCATCGACACAGGTGCGCCTGCTCACGGAGCGGGCCCAGACCGCCGAGAAGCGGGCAAACCAGGCCGCGCAGAGCgttgcgcagctcgagcagcgccttTCGGACATCCAGTCACGATCGGGGCAGGCTGAAACCAAGTGGGAGGCACGTGTCAAGGAGTACGAAACGAGGTTGCGGGCTGCGGGTGAGAAGATTAAGGCCGAGAAGCAGGGGGGCAAGGAGCGTGCTTtgcagctcgaggcccagGTCCG CGATCTGGAAAGACAGGTCGAGTTGATCAAGAAGCGAAATGCGCGTGCCGAGGGGGTCGTTGCAACAGCTGCGCACCTGATGGACAACTAG
- the fabG_11 gene encoding 3-oxoacyl-[acyl-carrier-protein] reductase FabG: protein MEGNTNIIHKGAVAVITGGASGIGLAAAKFLSPAGVNIVLVDISSDLDAAVKEVKSIEGAGDVVGSQTDVAQVSQVIALRDKVLDLYGEVQILLNNAGVGRATPAFSLTRDLADLQADWATVLGVNMAGVINVAQVFAPLMARQENASVIINTGSKQGITTPPGNAGYNVSKAAVKVFTEQLAHELRNAPDSNCTAHLFVPGWVWTNMTARGDLSQPKPSGAWTAEQTVEYMFEHVLEHGDFYVICPDNETNTKLDKARIQWALGDIIENRPALSRWHPEYAARYEEFVSGRQGLAARSRSRGRPLDRIPDAPPSAPEGPA, encoded by the exons ATGGAGGGCAACACGAATATCATCCATAAAGGCGCCGTGGCAGTCAtcacgggcggcgc CTCGGGCATAGGCCTCGCGGCAGCCAAGTTCCTCTCACCCGCCGGCGTCAACAttgtgctcgtcgacatcagcagcgacctcgacgcggcggtcaaGGAGGTCAAGAGCATcgagggcgcgggcgacgtTGTCGGCTCCCAGACGGACGTGGCGCAGGTGTCGCAGGTGATTGCGCTGCGCGACAAGGTGCTCGACCTGTATGGCGAGGTGCAGATCCTGCTCAACAatgccggcgtcggccgcgcgacGCCTGCGTTTTCGCTcacgcgcgacctcgccgacctgcagGCCGACTGGGCgaccgtgctcggcgtcaacaTGGCCGGCGTGATCAACGTCGCGCAGGTGTTCGCGCCGCTCATGGCCCGCCAGGAGAACGCCAGCGTCATCATCAACACGGGCTCAAAGCAGGGCATCACCACCCCGCCGGGTAACGCGGGGTATAATGTGTCCAAGGCGGCCGTCAAGGTGTTCACCGAGCAGc tCGCCCACGAGCTCCGCAATGCGCCCGACTCGAACTGCACCGCCCATCTCTTTGT CCCCGGCTGGGTGTGGACCAAcatgacggcgcgcggcgacctcTCGCAGCCCAAGCCGTCCGGCGCGTGGACGGCCGAACAAACCGTCGAGTACATGTTCGAGcacgtgctcgagcacggcgactTCTACGTCATCTGTCCCGACAACGAGACCAacaccaagctcgacaaggcgcGCATCCAGTgggcgctcggcgacattATCGAGAACCGCCCGGCCCTGTCGCGCTGGCACCCAGAAT ACGCCGCCAGATACGAAGAGTTCGTCTCTGGCCGCCagggcctcgcggcgcgcagtcgctcgcgcggccgccCGCTTGACCGCATCCCCGACGCTCCCCCGTCCGCCCCCGAGGGCCCTGCATGA
- the N7BML gene encoding NADH-ubiquinone oxidoreductase assembly factor N7BML codes for MSSFWGKLARTLTSRKRPIGYDLQGNAYFETPNPNGGRPKRTVEYKEQDPNRDDYRTGTKQLPVQWQSWMSWTRSTPPSLAELQADAARLARLQPLIARIEERETAERIAQGYLLPDGSEPSDRREHVAMAHGSLPAPGEKARKRQRFGLVAEEAPADIEDAVAAHSAVAPPATKVDAATFSEAETLRRLAEEDTKRRLRESGVSDAGSGAGVEGVQGVGRAFKPRRRGQQ; via the exons ATGAGCAGCTTCTGGGGCAAGCTAGCCCGTACGCTCACATCACGCAAG CGCCCCATCGGGTACGACCTGCAAGGCAACGCATACTTTGAGACGCCGAACCCGAACGGGGGGCGGCCGAAGCGCACCGTCGAGTACAAGGAGCAGGACCCGAACCGCGACGACTATAGGACAGGCACGAAGCAGCTGCCCGTGCAGTGGCAGTCGTGGATGAGCTGGACGCGGTCCACTccgccctcgctcgcggAGCTccaagccgacgccgcacgGCTCGCGCGGCTCCAGCCGCTGATCGCGCGcatcgaggagcgcgagacggccgagcgcATAGCGCAGGGGTATCTCCTGCCCGACGGCTCGGAGCCGTCCGACCGGCGCGAGCATGTGGCGATGGCGCACGgctcgctgcctgcgccgGGCGAGAAGGCGCGCAAGCGCCAGCGgttcggcctcgtcgccgaggaagcACCTGCGGACATCGAGGACGCGGTCGCTGCCCACAgtgccgtcgcgccgcccgcgaccaaggtcgacgcggcgacgtTCTCCGAGGCGGAGacgctccgccgcctcgcggaGGAGGACACGAAGCGCCGCTTGCGCGAGAGCGGGGTGAGCGATGCCGGCTCTGGCGCTGGGGTCGAGGGCGTGCAGGGCGTCGGGAGGGCGTTCAAGCCGCGCAGGCGGGGGCAGCAGTAG
- the bem46 gene encoding Protein bem46, translating to MVSSNTLYTIGKYTLGLSLSIPVVLAGALWVFQRRLIYPADFPEGSRKHVPRPTDAGLPYEDVTITTPDKVRIKAYVIPARKRVVPLESLRGLSAVQMRELGKGENEAWEEVKDTEDAIEYVKSRPTIVMFHANAGNVGHRIPLARKFVSELNCNVFMLSYRGYGLSEGTPSEHGIRIDAGAAMEFLSQHPLLKDTKFVVYGQSIGGAVCLDTAAAYPDMVSGVIVENTFLSLTTLVPHVMPVIPKPVVSLLLSDPWDATKTLPLIPKDTPILFLSGKQDQLVPQPQMLALRKLRGDGKYRWREFDGTHNDTYLAPAYWSEIDRWLKQEVEGEGDKEAKL from the exons ATGGTCTCCTCAAACACGCTTTATACAATAGGCAAG TACACACTCGGCTTGAGCCTCTCCATCCCCGTGGTGCTAGCCGGCGCGCTGTGGGTCTTCCAACGGCGGCTCATCTACCCCGCCGACTTTCCCGAGGGCTCGCGGAAGC ATGTCCCGCGCccgaccgacgccggcctcccGTACGAGGACGTGACTATCACCACGCCCGACAAGGTGCGCATCAAGGCGTATGTCATCCCGGCGCGGAAGCGCGTCGTGCCCCTCGAGTCTTTGCGCGGGCTCTCGGCTGTGCAGATGCGCGAGCTGGGCAAGGGGGAGAATGAGGCCTGggaggaggtcaaggacaCTGAGGACGCGATTGAG tATGTCAAGTCGCGCCCGACCATCGTCATGTTCCACGCCAATGCTG GAAACGTCGGCCACCGTATCCCCCTCGCACGCAAGTTTGTGTCCGAGCTCAACTGCAACGTCTTCATGCTGAGCTACCGAGG ATACGGATTGTCCGAGGGCACGCCGTCCGAGCATG GAATCAGGATTGATGCCGGT GCCGCAATGGAGTTCCTCTCGCAGCACCCGCTCCTGAAGGACACCAAGTTTGTG GTCTATGGCCAGTCAATCGGTGGCGCAGTCTGCCTCGACACCGCCGCAGCCTACCCCGACATGGTCTCAGGCGTCATTGTCGAGAACACCTTCCTCTCCCTCACCACCCTTGTGCCCCACGTCATGCCTGTCATCCCCAAGCCTGTCgtcagcctcctcctcagcgaCCCATGGGATGCGACCAAAACCCTCCCGCTCATCCCCAAGGACACACccatcctcttcctctcggGCAAGCAGGACCAGCTGGTGCCACAGCCCCAGATGCTCGCCCTCCgcaagctgcgcggcgacggcaagtaCCGCTGGCGCGAGTTTGACGGCACGCACAATGACACGTACCTTGCCCCCGCCTACTGGTCTGAGATTGACCGCTGGCTCAAGCAGGAAGTTGAAGGCGAGGGGGACAAGGAGGCAAAGTTGTAG
- the CWC25 gene encoding Pre-mRNA-splicing factor CWC25, with protein MGGGDLNMKKSWHPALLVNQERVWKAQKEANEEKKALQQLRKEREEERQLAELQRMQEAATGKKRVEKLDWMYAAPSAEDGAMGGRMSERELEDYLLGKKRVDEVLAAGDKNVGASHREFVAVQNANTARDTAAKIREDPVLAMKKAEQAAIAALMNRPDIRRQLKQAKKEREGGDDKEERRAKRRAEKEERRRERHERRERRDYDRDYDRSPKSEYSDERRDRSDRRGRDYDDRRRDDRGYGRDDRDYDRRADRDRRDERDRRPRSRSPRRDRDDSRDRRHESSRSDERRSNGHSDRRPSPKRERESPKRERYDARDARDARDSRNGHSNGSPSNGHSNGHSNGYANGRSDERYDARPPRRPSPERKPYVKSEPSAPATSAQDDRAARLAAMSSNATTLNAERTEKLARRAIDEKAEEARDEKARSRYHRDEAAGLFMKHQEQMSGQIGLAESLQRRGGKGLLRDI; from the exons atgggtggcggcgacctTAACATGAAGAAGTCGTGGCATCCCGCCCTCCTGGTCAACCAGGAGCGTGTGTGGAAGGCCCAGAAGGAAGCCaacgaggagaagaaggccctCCAGCAGctgcgcaaggagcgcgaggaggagcgccagctcgccgagctgcagcgcaTGCAGGAGGCAGCGACCGGCAAGAAGCgcgtcgagaagctcgacTGGATGTACGCTGCGCCAtccgccgaggacggcgcgatGGGTGGGCGgatgagcgagcgcgagctggaggactacctcctcggcaagaagcgtgtcgacgaggtgcttgCCGCTGGCGACAAGAAC GTCGGCGCTTCACACCGCGAGTTTGTCGCCGTCCAGAACGCCAACACGGCGCGCGATACGGCCGCCAAGATCCGCGAGGACCCCGTGCTGGCGatgaagaaggccgagcaggcggccATCGCGGCGCTGATGAACCGCCCCGATATCCGGCGGCAGCTTAagcaggccaagaaggagcgcgagggcggcgacgacaaggaggagcgcagGGCAAAGCGGCGcgcggagaaggaggagcgcaGGAGGGAACgacacgagcggcgcgagagGCGAGACTACGACCGCGACTACGACCGTTCTCCGAAGTCAGAGTACTCTGATGAGCGGCGGGACCGcagcgaccgccgcggcaggGACTACGACGACAGGCGGCGCGATGACCGGGGATATGGTCGTGACGACCGCGACTACGACAGGAGGGCCGACCGCGACAGGAGGGATGAGCGCGACCGCAGGCCACGATCTCGTTCGCCccggcgcgaccgcgacgacagccgaGACAGGCGGCACGAGAGCTCGCGtagcgacgagcgccgcagcAATGGCCACTCGGACAGGCGTCCATCGCccaagcgcgagcgcgagtcgcCGAAGCGGGAGCGATACGACGCGCGTGAtgcccgcgacgcccgcgacTCGCGCAACGGCCACTCAAACGGCAGCCCATCCAATGGCCACTCTAACGGCCACTCGAATGGCTACGCCAACGGCCGCTCGGATGAGCGGTACGACGCCCGccctccacgccgcccatCACCAGAGCGCAAGCCGTACGTCAAGTCTgagccgtcggcaccggctACATCAGCCCAGGACGACCGTGCGGCCCGCCTGGCGGCGATGTCGTCGAATGCGACCACGCTCAACGCTGAGCGGACAGAAAAgctggcgcgtcgcgcgatcgatgagaaggccgaggaggcgcgcgatGAGAAGGCGCGATCGCGGTACCACCGTGACGAGGCTGCTGGCTTGTTTATGAAGCACCAGGAGCAGATGAGCGGGCAGATTGGGCTTGCCGAGTCGCTGCAGCGTCGTGGAGGAAAGGGCCTCTTGCGTGATATTTAG
- the YPR091C gene encoding putative PH domain-containing protein has translation MSLLWTATKWLISYIFVGVSFIVVVCAIAFGVFYQFATSPVGDPDPHKKIKNKLAHEKLPHEKLGLDDSGKVTFEGFFSIRRQYDAVADPNHNPLAPPPSTENGVPKRSNYSTMATALRVASNYAQGKKEMPKDLFYVVIKGHILYVYESEARASCLVALDISRFDVAMEDKEGAFTGIEGKMFAKRHALVMRRAPEDAGKERRGLAVVTSDMGDFDDSAEADNETLPWFFFSKANTVTEDFYIALLKRNHQQPSNSNVFSFDSMQWLAEDIIKREDIGGSGLLWLNAVLGRMFLGVCHTSLVADFITMKINKKLAQIPHIPYLGAVVTTQVVLGDVPPILTNPKLKELKADGTVVFNAHFEYKQREHVDSSGILLTIETTGSVKLKCSARIKTLKGDVEVKIKPPPSDRVWWGFVTMPETDMVLEPILLARTLTWKRISDLLEKQLREGMAEAVVLPNMDDIPFFDTSSLSIRGGIFNEAGREPAEEATESAEATNGVSDNASIKSKSVLSSAASTKSTLVSHSDDESTIGKRSLLRSETLPLDDNKKSNKSASALARLSALSTSRPASVRSEATTLVGDDKAKDKSADKVQDKPAARRSATMGDVLGRSPAIPEASDSVSTLPSYRSTPSQDDDGASINTTDTASSRVTTQTLLSAVRARDKTALSSQVNVARDLAKDSVKKWSMNWNKKKTAKEGDDDSSTPPSTASPSYFAPSNDDHQSHPPHHQRAHDGLSLQERLNAAAQKASSTSPRNSLQSSHQRQTSNASAELSVSPSASRTTFPATQPIPERSHSASESISSSPPAYQQPRAPSMVVPHVPKRPGVVTSIAHDPTPPSTPPKAKSSPSAPSLKAAQAPPKVSRGDSGPLPPANGPASLTTSDAPPLPPRPARSDSDPLAAGEHTVGPAPITLEKPSTSASDAAAASDAASI, from the exons ATGTCACTGCTGTGGACCGCCACCAAGTGGCTCATCAGCTACATcttcgtcggcgtcagcttcatcgtcgtcgtctgcgccaTCGCATTTG GTGTCTTCTACCAGTTTGCCACGTCGCCCGTCGGCGATCCTGACCCGCACAAGAAGATCAAGAACAAGCTCGCCCACGAAAAGCTCCCTCACGAAAAGCTCGGCCTTGATGACTCTGGCAAGGTGACCTTCGAAGGCTTCTTCTCTATCCGCCGCCAGTACGatgccgtcgccgaccccaACCACAACCCCCTCGCCCCACCTCCCTCTACCGAGAACGGCGTCCCGAAGCGCAGCAACTACtcgacgatggcgacagCGCTCCGCGTCGCCTCCAACTATGCCCAGGGCAAGAAGGAGATGCCCAAGGACTTGTTCTACGTTGTCATCAAGGGCCACATTCTTTACGTCTACGAGAGCGAGGCCCGCGCCTCGTGCCTTGTCGCGCTGGACATTTCGAGGTTTGACGTCGCGATGGAGGACAAGGAAGGCGCGTTCACCGGCATCGAAGGCAAGATGTTCGCCAAGCGCCACGCTCTCGTTATGCGTCGTGCCCCGGAGGATGCCGGCAAGGAACGTCGAGGACTGGCCGTTGTCACCAGCGACATGGGCGACTTTGATGActccgccgaggcggacaacGAGACGTTGCCGTGGTTCTTCTTCTCCAAGGCCAACACTGT TACCGAGGACTTCTACATCGCCCTGCTCAAGCGTAACCACCAGCAGCCGTCTAACTCGAATGTGTTCTCGTTCGACAGCATGCAGTGGCTGGCTGAAGACATCATCAAGCGCGAAGACATCGGAGGCAGCGGTCTGCTTTGGCTCAACGCCGTACTCGGCCGCATGTTCCTTGGCGTCTGCCACACCTCACTCGTCGCCGACTTCATCACTATGAAGATCAACAAGAAACTCGCCCAGATCCCACACATCCCatacctcggcgccgtggtcACCACTCAAGTTGTGCTTGGAGATGTTCCGCCGATTCTCACCAACCCgaagctcaaggagctgaAGGCCGATGGCACTGTTGTCTTCAACGCCCACTTCGAGTACAAGCAACGCGAACACGTTGACTCGTCGGGCATTCTGCTCACAATTGAGACAACGGGATCGGTGAAGCTCAAGTGCTCCGCGAGGATCAAGACCCTCAAGGGCGACGTCGAAGTGAAGATCAAGCCGCCCCCAAGCGACCGTGTCTGGTGGGGATTCGTCACGATGCCCGAAACGGACATGGTCCTCGAGCCCATCCTGCTGGCGAGAACTCTCACTTGGAAGAGAATcagcgacctcctcgagaaGCAGCTCCGTGAGGgcatggccgaggccgtcgtgcTTCCCAACATGGACGACATCCCCTTCTTCGACACCAGCTCCCTTTCTATCCGTGGCGGTATCTTCAACGAGGCTGGCCGTGAaccggccgaggaggcgaccGAGTCGGCTGAAGCCACAAACGGCGTATCCGACAACGCTTCGATCAAGAGCAAGTCGGTGTTGAGCTCGGCCGCTTCGACCAAGTCCACCCTCGTGTCacactcggacgacgagtcgacCATCGGGAAGCGTTCCCTTCTCCGCAGCGAAACCTTGCCTCTGGACGACAACAAGAAGTCGAACAAGTCTGCGTCGGCCCTCGCCCGTCTCTCTGCGCTTTCCACTTCCCGCCCTGCGTCCGTCCGCTCAGAGGCTACGACGCTGGTGGGtgacgacaaggccaaggacaagTCGGCCGACAAGGTCCAGGACaagccggccgcgcgccgtagCGCGACGATGGGCGATGTGCTTGGCCGAAGCCCCGCGATTCCCGAAGCCTCCGACTCGGTTTCCACACTGCCTTCGTACAGGAGCACTCCTTCTCAGGACGATGATGGCGCGTCGATCAACACGACCGACACTGCTTCCAGCCGTGTCACTACCCAGACGCTTCTTAGTGCcgttcgcgctcgcgacAAGACGGCGTTGTCGAGCCAGGTCAACGTCGCCCGCGATCTCGCCAAGGACAGCGTCAAGAAGTGGAGCATGAACTGGAACAAAAAGAAGAcggccaaggagggcgaTGACGACTCATCCACGCCGCCCTCTACCGCATCCCCATCGTACTTTGCGCCGtccaacgacgaccaccagTCGCACCCCCCGCATCACCAGCGCGCCCATGACGGCCTCTCCTTGCAGGAGCGCCTGAATGCTGCGGCCCAGAAGGCGTCCAGCACGAGTCCTCGGAACAGCCTCCAGTCCTCGCACCAGCGCCAGACGTCGAATGCTTCGGCAGAGTTGTCGGTCTCGCCATCTGCCTCCCGCACTACCTTCCCTGCCACCCAGCCGATCCCAGAGCGCAGCCACAGCGCGTCCGAGTCCATTTCTTCATCGCCTCCTGCGTACCAGCAGCCTCGCGCGCCCTCGATGGTGGTGCCGCACGTGCCCAAGCGCCCTGGCGTTGTCACGAGCATCGCGCATGACCCGACCCCGCCTTCTACGCCAcccaaggccaagtcgaGCCCTTCTGCGCCAtcgctcaaggccgcccAGGCCCCGCCCAAGGTCAGCCGTGGCGACTCGGGCCCCCTGCCCCCGGCCAACGGCCCAGCTTCGCTCACGACCAGCGACGCACCACCACTCCCTCCCCGGCCCGCACGCAGCGACTCTGACCCCCTCGCGGCTGGCGAGCACACTGTTGGCCCGGCCCCCATTACCCTCGAGAAGCCTTCGACGTCTGCCTcggacgctgctgctgcctcggaTGCTGCTTCGATTTAG